TCTGAAATCTATGAAAATCGAgttataaaatcaattttatggtttttccaAGGAGCAGCAATATAATTTAGAATAATTAAACTTCACTCAATTCAAAAATACATTCTTTCTTGGATTGAAATTGTCATAGAAAATAGACCTTCATTACCGTGCTTTTGTGATTTCGCTACAGTATTGCCAGTTATTTTTAGGACTAGTtctagaaaaattttgtttttttttgttcattttcttaatttatttcgtCTAGTATTTAAtccaatcaaaatttaaaaatattaaatatgtaagttttgtaaaaattgttggacccagaatttatttaaaatcaaatctttaaaaagtacacttttttcaaagatcgcatttgcggaacctctaaacatgatttctTTTTAAGTTGACCTCATACAAATGTTCGTTCTCCACATCCTGATCTACCGTTTGGAGagtgagcccccagatttccagatattatgcaattttgggacaccctaatgtataTATCTTTCAGAAAGAGTTTTGAGAATGACATAAGATCGACATACGTTGCCAACAAGTTATGCTAAAAGTGGGGAAGAATCTCTACAAAAACTTGCTGAAgcccttgttttttttttcaaataaacaatttctgggtgttggaaatttatttcaatgacAAAATTTGCTACTTAATACAATGATAAAAagctgctaattttttttaattttatcattcgATTTCTTAaccaaactttttgaaaaggtTTTCAATATCCATGCAACGAGAACAATGCCAAACATCACAGTTCCAACAACATCAAGCAGAGCAAAGCTAATCCACGGTAGATCCAATCCTGCTGATCTTAGCTGCGCAGCTCCCTTATATCTGATGACATATTCTATCCAATAGGCCGCTTCATCCAAAGCTGGTGTAGGTCGGTCCcgaaatatttcagaaacccTCCTAATGTTAATCTTATAGCTCGGATTTAACAGCAGCTCCTCCAAAGCCCACCGGAAGGATGATTCCGTAATGTTAGGGAAATACAACTTCACAGCATAGCCCCCGAGTACAGCTTTGTTCATGTTCAGATGTTGATCGCAGTAAATGGGTATTCCCAGCATGGGGACAGCTCGATAGACACCTTCCTGAGTACCGAGAAGTCCTCCGTGGGTAATGAAAACCTTCACTTTTGGATGCGCCAGAATGTCACTCTGTGGTAACCAGCTCTTGATCATCACATTCTCGGGTAGCCCTTGAACGGTTTCGTCCTCAAACTTCCAAACCACTCGCTGTTTCAACGATCGGAATACGTTCAAAATGGCTTGAAGCTTGTCCCGAGGCATATCAGAACTTTTTAGGTTGGTTCCCAAACTAAAATAGATGGCACCGTGCTTAGCTTCGTCGAGAAAACTTTGGATATCCTTCGGTAAAACTTTCGCTTCCTTGATGTGAAGTCCTCCAACCGAAACCAGTCCCGGGACTTTGGCTCGGGTAGTCGTTAGTGGAGCATAGCTGTTCAACAGAATTACCGAAACTTGCTGTTCCAGATTGGATACCGATGGTAGCGGTCCTGGCAGATGCTGGAAGTAGGTTTGAGCCATCCGTTCTTGACGAGGCATGTAGTACCAGGAGCGCAGCAAAAGCTCATAGGAGCTTATAGCCGAATTGTAGATCCGTTGCATCAGCGTCATCCGGTCGGTGTACGGAAGGAATTCATGGGGAACATGGGACCACATATTCATCATACCCATCATCGGACCCATGTACTGGGCGAATCCAAATGTTCCTGGAAGAAGATTTTAGAGAATTTATGAAACATATGACCTTCAAGCAACGACCTTTCCCGATTTGCCCCAAAATCAGTAGTATGACTTGTTTTaatgtaagtaaaaaatcaGTGTTTTATGTGAATCGGACCATCACTCGTTAAAAGTCTCCTCATttgtaaactgaaattttgtttttaaatatgtcaGGAGTCGTAAAAGCTACAGATGGATAGCCTGCCTGTCACGTTACAAAGGACCGAGTATACTTAACTACTCAAAACCCCTGTTCTGTACAAGCTCAATTTTTACCAGCAAACACAGACCCCCATTACAAAAGCTACAAATAAGGCAAGAATCTTGttctaaaaattatattattgCTTATCGAAAACTATCATTTAAATTTGAGTGCAGTGTTGCTAAACCAGTTTGCAGTTtgaagttttgaacttaaattgcgattatctcaaaatgacaattttgtcaaataaatattttcattcaattttatcacttttgtaaattgcatgattttttgtttataattgatagatttaagaaaatttaaaacaaaaaaacaaaaattcgaaaaatttacaaaatggaaaaaagataaaaaataacaaaattaactaaaatgataaaatctaccaaattgacaaaataacattaatgacaaaactgaaaaaattgacaaaaaacggTATAGACCGATttgtccaaatttgaaaaaaatcataaaactgacagagatatcaaaaaaattgacgtaacaaaaaaaaaattggttgaaaaatccaaattgacaaaattgacaaaatttaaaaaaattgacaaaagtgaaaaaactgacagaattgaccaaattgctaaaattaattactttgaaaaaaaaattgacaaaactgataagACTGACAAAACAAACATAATGACACAAGTGAATTATGTCGTTATGAtcatttgagtaatttttaacttttattttattttgtattttttgaaaaatttgtagtttttgtcattttcgtaattttgttatttttgttattattgtcatttttgtaatgttttcatttttgtaactttttccatttttgccatttttgttatttttgtaatttttataatatctgtattttttgtataattttttattttttgatttttgagattttttggaacgtttgtaatatttgtaatttttgtcattattgtcaattttgtaacttttgtaatttttgtattttttgtactttttgaaatttttgttttttcagaatttttaaaatttttgtaatttgtattttttttttttaatttaaggtaagttttcttattttttgcaaattttgtatttttgttttctttttgtaatatttgtaatttttgtaatatttgtaatttttgtacttttgtaattttagtaattttttgtaatttttttcatttttgtctttttgacatttttttttagttctttgtcatttgtgtcatttttttcttttatttctttgtcatttttgtcatttttgacattttttcttttgtcctttttgtcttattttccatttttttcatttttgtagttttttgttatttttaaaattcatgtagtttttgtaatatttgttttttttttgcaaattttgaaatttttgaattttttggaatgtttgtaaattttgtaatttttgaaatttttaaaatttttgtcatttaagttcattttgaaatttttgaattttttgccatttttgccatttttataatttttgtcatttttgccatttttgtcaattttgtacttttgataatttttgatatatttataatttttgaatctttctaaatttttataattttttttctttttcgtcatttttgtaatatttgtaatttttgtaatcattgtaattttggtaatttttgtacctttgttatttatgtaattttttgttgtttttgtcatttttctcatttttgtctttgaacatttttttttgtcatttttgtcatttttgtttttttttgacatttttttatttgtcatttttgtaattactttcatttttgtcatttttgtcatttttgtcatttttgtcatttttgccatttttgccatttttgccatttttgtcatttttgtcatttttgccatttttgtcatttttgtcatttctgtcatttattgtcaatttttgtaattttttgtcatttttatcgaatttgtcatttttgtcatttttgtcatttttgtcatttttgtcatttttgtcatttttgtcatttttgtcatttttgtcatttttgtcatttttgtcatttttgtcatttttgtcatttctgtcatttttgtcatttttgtcatttttgtcatttttgtcctttttttcatttttgtcatttttgtcatttttgtcatttttgtcatttttgtcatttttgtcatttttgtcatttttgtcatttttgtcatttttgtcatttttgtcatttttgtcatttttgtcatttttgtcatttttgtcatttttgtcatttttgtcatttttgtcatttttgtcatttttgtcatttttgttatttttgtcatttttgtcatttttgtcatttttgtcatttttgtcatttttgtcatttttgtcatttttgtcatttttgtcatttttgtcatttttgtcattttgtcatttttgtcatttttgtcagttttgtcatttttgtcatttttgtcatttttgtcatttttgtcatttttgtcatttttgtcatttttgtcatttttgtcatttttgtcatttttgtcatttttgtcatttttgtcatttttgtcatttttgtcatttttgtcatttttgtcatttttgtcatttttgtcattattgtcatttttgtcattcttgtcatttttgttaattttttgtcatttttgtcatatttgtcatttttgtcatttttgtcatttttgtcatttttgtcatttttgtcatttttgtcatttttgtcatttttgtcatttttgtcatttttgtcatttttgtcatttttgtcatttttgtcatttttgtcatttttgtcatttttgtcatttttgtcatttttgtcatttttgtcatttttgtcatttttgtcatttttgtcatttttgtcatttttgtcatttttgtcatttttgtcatttttgtcatttttgtcatttttgtcatttttgtcatttttgtcatttttgtcatttttgtcatttttgtcatttttgtcatttttgtcatttttgtcatttttgtcatttttgtcatttttgtcatttttgtcattgttgtcatttttgtcatttttgtcatttttgtcatttttgtcatttttgtcatttttgtcatttttgtcaatttttacatttttgtcatttttgtcatttttgtcatttttgtcatttttgtcatttttgtcatttttgtcatttttgtcatttttgtcatttttgtcatttttgtcatttttgtcatttttgtcatttttgtcatttttgtcatttttgtcatttttgtcatttttgtcatttttgtcatttttgtcatttttgtcatttttgtcatttttgtcatttttgtcatttttgtcatttttgtcatttttgtcatttttgtcatttttgtcatttttgtcatttttgtcatttttgtcatttttgtcatttttgtcatttttgtcatttttgtcatttttgtcatttttgtcatttttgtcatttttgtcatttttgtcatttttgtcatttttgtcatttttgtcatttttgtcatttttgtcatttttgtcatttttgtcatttttgtcatttttgtcatttttgtcatttttgtcatttttgtcatttttgtcatttttgtcatttttgtcatttttgtcatttttgtcatttttgtcatttttgtcatttttgtcatttttgtcatttttgtcatttttgtcatttttgtcatttttgtcatttttgtcatttttgtcatttttgtcatttttgtcatttttgtcatttttgtcatttttgtcatttttgtcatttttgtcatttttgtcatttttgtcatttttgtcatttttgtcatttttgtcatttttgtcatttttgtcatttttgtcatttttgtcatttttgtcatttttgtcatttttgtcgtttttgtcatttttgtcatttttgtcatttttgtcatttttgtcatttttgtcatatttgtcattttagtcatttttgtcattttagtcattttagtcatttttgtcatttttgtcagttttgacatttttgtcatttttgtcatttttgtcatttttgtcatttttgtcatttttgtcatttttgtcatttttgtcatttttgtcatttttgtcatttgtgtcatttttgtcatttttgtcatttttgtcagttttgtcatttttttcatttttgtcatttttgtcatttttgtcatttttgtcatttttgtcatttttgtcattttcgtcacttttgtcatttttgccatttttgtcatttttgtcatttttgtcatttttgtcatttttgtcatttttgtcatttttgtcgtttttatcatttttatcatttttgtcatttttgtcatttttgtcatttttgtcttttttgtcatttttgtcatttttgtcattttcgtattttttttaaaatttttgtcatttttgtcatttttatcaattttgtcatttttgtcattttgtcatttttgtcatttttgtcatttttgtcatttttgtcatttttgtcatttttgacatttttgacatttttgacatttttgtcatttttgtcatttttgtcatttttgtcatttttgtcatcagcaaaataaatttaatacggtggtcaaatcgtcctcaaaatatttggactagTAGTGGGGtcctattttgaaaaaaaaattaatggactgcaaaatgaactttttagCAGACTCCTGGCTGATTTCCAACCAGAAAAtattcgttgacaagtctcgcctgagTGTTCCGGTAATAAGCGAGGAGAAAAAGCTGAAAACTTGTTTAGTACTTGAAGAGGCTGATGATCTGTGGAAGCTGAAAATCATTAATGATTGatacaaatatgcaaaaaaaactatcttcaaAAGCTAATGTTTTCCTTCCATAGCACGCTCAATCATAGATTTCATAGAATTGAAAACCTATTTTAGCCGGATCTGGAGTCGaggtattacgaaaaaactgtgttgaagtgaaaaaaagtCAGCGATGTTGTTTTGAAGTAAGACAATTAGCTGAATTTGCCATAACTtcaatccaatttttaaaaaaaattgagtaattttaaagatggcgcacgtggcaccaaaaaattaaattcgatgCACGTTTTCATTGGACACTACAAGTTTCAGTCTAATCTAAGATTTCTAACAGTCAGGATATTCTCTTCTGATTCGAAACTACAGATATAATTCTTACCAATTGTCACTACTGGAACTCGATATTTGTATGCCAACACTAAAAAAGCTTCCTGGTAGAACTGTTCTGCCAACAGCAGATCAAACTTGGTTTGATCATTGAGCAAAAACTGCTTAACGTTCGGCCTCGTGAATGCATATTCGGTTGTTTCCAGCCCCAAACTGTACAGGAAATCGACCAACATCCGGTGAATTGATATTTCGGTAAGATCGTACAATGAATCCACCTTAACAGATTTCTTCCAAAAGTCGTAAATTGGTGCTATCCGGATTTCGGTGTAATTTTCATGACTCCTCGAAAGGGGAAAGTTCGCGATGGCCGTCACCTGATGGCCACGATCCAACAGTTCATTTATAATAGCGTCGATCATCATCCAGTGGCTCCGGCCGGGAAAGGTGAACACTCCCAAAATCCGCGATCCATCCACCGGACTGTAACCTGCTGCAAAAACAAGCAGCAGATAAACTAGTTTTGCGACAACCTGCAgtttaaaaatatgcaaatcaCGTTGAAAAATAGCTCCAGTTTGAAAACAACACGCGTTACACTCTCACCATTTTCAGATCGGATCAGATCAGCCAGATCGCGCGCCAGATGTTGCTCTTCGGCTTCTTCAACTCGTACTGATAGCAAACATACTAAATAGAGGTAATGATTGAAATCAAACCACCTTCCAAGGTGGAAAGAAAATCATTCAAGTCATTCTCGTACTACTACTAAACATCCTGTATGATTAGCTCGTCAGTCAGATTAATGACATATGCAGaacagaaaagttaaaaaataaaacaagtaaCAGCACCGCACGTGATtgataaaaatctaaagatgcttTGAGCTGCTTTGAGTGTTCCATAACTTTGTGTTGATAGCCCGTAGAAGTGTTAGTTTTAgatgttaaaattcaaattcaagcgAATCTGCATGACTCCTCAATTTGTGGGGACGATGTTGTGTTTTTGGCAATTTGTCAACTAACTATTTTAATGAAAAGAAATTGGCTCAAACGAGACGTTCATGGATTGAAAAATGAGTAGCATATTTTTCGAGCAATAGTTTATGAGGtggcatgaataaaaaaatatcatttgctATGGTAAAtcgtacttaaaaatgaaaaacttttaaagaatttttactAGGGATGAAAAAGCTTAACGAAACAATTACATTATACCTGTTCCGGAATTCAAATATGCATGCCAGTAAAATGAAATTGCTCAAAAATATCAGAAACAACCAAAGGCTATTTACGTCCTTGCAACATATATTTTTCAGTATCAAAAATTTCTGCTCTGGgctgaaaaataatttgaaagaagAGTATTGGATAGGAAATTTTAGAAGATAGAGAATTTGTTCGGGTTTCTTtggaaaaaacaacagaaagaAATCGAATAAATAACCCATTTTTAACTGGACTTATCCCGCTGAAATGGGTCAAACATGTCCggtaaaaatcgtaaaatgattcgagctcaaacaaaaacttaattgaaattgaaagaaaaaattgaaaggtaGGACctgtgtaaattttaaattcaatcagaCTTGATTAAGCAGTGCCAGAGCtttcaattacaattttttaatcctCAAAAATCACCGAAGGAAAGGGGGAAAattgaaatggaaattttggttttgattcatttgaaaTGGCTAAAACGTCGAGaggaaagtaataatttttattttgccgaaaatcggAAATTTTTTGGAGAAAACAGTGGATTTctagaaaatgtttaatatttgGCATGTGGGGGACATAAGAGCATAATGTTCACCTTAaggaggacgcttatttaaccatagaaaacaactATAttatcccccttattctgcgccgcgcgtgaggtgacgatagtcgagtcacccgattccagtagtcgctttaggtgagaaatgTCTTTTAGAATTAACTTTTTGAGTtattatcctaatctagtagtcaccgCGAGTGACAAATCGtatgctctgtcacatcggtttcgtgaataaggtgacaagactcacgcgactccgactcgactcgactatcgtcacctcacgagcggcgcagaataagggggtatGTGAGTAACATCACTAATTCGTGTTCAGACACAAAGGTGTCTATTTGGTATctggttgaaatttgaaaaagaaaaaaaagtttaaaaatgaatttaaattttattttctttagtattttatttttggctatttttcggacttggatttcaagcaaacaactttctttttgaaatgcacgacgtttcgaccatttttggtggtcttcctCAAGGGTATTGTCAGATTTCGTTTTTTCCCAACGTTCAGGTGTCCAGTCTTCACTGCTCTTTTAGCTTTAATcccgattaaaaaaaagacccgggtgctcgttatgcccttatct
This sequence is a window from Uranotaenia lowii strain MFRU-FL chromosome 3, ASM2978415v1, whole genome shotgun sequence. Protein-coding genes within it:
- the LOC129752085 gene encoding UDP-glycosyltransferase UGT5-like, translated to MFFQNYSKEEKSCGNRWFDFNHYLYLVCLLSVRVEEAEEQHLARDLADLIRSENGESVVAKLVYLLLVFAAGYSPVDGSRILGVFTFPGRSHWMMIDAIINELLDRGHQVTAIANFPLSRSHENYTEIRIAPIYDFWKKSVKVDSLYDLTEISIHRMLVDFLYSLGLETTEYAFTRPNVKQFLLNDQTKFDLLLAEQFYQEAFLVLAYKYRVPVVTIGTFGFAQYMGPMMGMMNMWSHVPHEFLPYTDRMTLMQRIYNSAISSYELLLRSWYYMPRQERMAQTYFQHLPGPLPSVSNLEQQVSVILLNSYAPLTTTRAKVPGLVSVGGLHIKEAKVLPKDIQSFLDEAKHGAIYFSLGTNLKSSDMPRDKLQAILNVFRSLKQRVVWKFEDETVQGLPENVMIKSWLPQSDILAHPKVKVFITHGGLLGTQEGVYRAVPMLGIPIYCDQHLNMNKAVLGGYAVKLYFPNITESSFRWALEELLLNPSYKINIRRVSEIFRDRPTPALDEAAYWIEYVIRYKGAAQLRSAGLDLPWISFALLDVVGTVMFGIVLVAWILKTFSKSLVKKSNDKIKKN